A part of Numida meleagris isolate 19003 breed g44 Domestic line chromosome 27, NumMel1.0, whole genome shotgun sequence genomic DNA contains:
- the LOC110388893 gene encoding hippocampus abundant transcript 1 protein-like, which translates to MGREGSVTTARRRKWPSTPSSGRRGRGLGAGGASGPGRPLPPLHPPPSPAAPPRVPRSDPTRWARVRAGLGAARRREDGAAAEAGERQRPGDAMTGEKKKKKRLNRSVLLAKKIVIRDGAGRQGIGEPSVYHAVVVIFLEFFAWGLLTTPMLTVLHQTFPQHTFLMNGLIHGVKGLLSFLSAPLIGALSDVWGRKSFLLLTVFFTCAPIPLMKISPWWYFAVISMSGVFAVTFSVIFAYVADITQEHERSTAYGLVSATFAASLVTSPAIGAYLSQAYGDTLVVVLASGVALLDIGFILLAVPESLPEEMRPVSWGAPISWEQADPFASLRKVGQDSTVLLICITVFLSYLPEAGQYSSFFLYLRQVIGFSSETVAAFIGVVGILSILAQTVVLGILMRSIGNKNTILLGLGFQILQLAWYGFGSQPWMMWAAGAVAAMSSITFPAISAMVSRNADPDQQGVVQGMITGIRGLCNGLGPALYGFVFYLFHVELNEMAEVETLGKASKPNMANPTDESSIIPGPPFLFGACSVLLSLLVALFIPEHNLTLRSGSHKKHSNGAQTHTHSPQAGASDGKEPLLEDSSV; encoded by the exons ATGGGACGCGAGGGCTCGGTCACGACAGCTCGGCGCCGGAAGTGGCCGTCGACGCCATCGTCCGGGCGACGGGGGCGCGGCCTCGGGGCGGGAGGGGCCtccgggccgggccgcccccTTCCCCCGCTCCATCCGCCGCCTTctcccgccgcgccgccccggGTCCCGCGCTCTGACCCCACCCGTTGGGCGCGGGTCCGGGCCGGGCTCGGCGCGGCCCGCCGCAGGGAGGATGGGGCAGCCGCGGAGGCCGGGGAACGGCAGCGGCCTGGCGACGCCATGACcggggagaagaagaaaaagaagcgGCTCAACCGCAGCGTCCTGCTGGCCAAGAAGATCGTCATACGGGACGGGGCCGGC CGCCAGGGGATTGGAGAACCCAGCGTGTATCATGCAGTGGTGGTGATTTTCCTGGAGTTCTTTGCCTGGGGTTTACTGACCACTCCGATGCTAACG GTGTTACACCAGACTTTTCCTCAGCATACGTTCTTGATGAATGGCCTGATTCATGGTGTCAAG ggtctgctttcttttctaagtGCCCCACTGATTGGTGCTCTCTCTGATGTCTGGGGCAGGaaatccttcctcctcctcactgtCTTCTTCACGTGTGCACCAATTCCCCTTATGAAGATCAGTCCGTG GTGGTATTTTGCTGTCATTTCCATGTCTGGAGTCTTTGCTGTCAccttttctgtgatttttgccTACGTTGCTGATATCACACAGGAGCATGAACGCAGCACAGCATATGGCCTG GTGTCAGCCACGTTTGCTGCTAGTCTGGTCACAAGCCCAGCAATTGGTGCATACCTTTCCCAAGCCTATGGTGATACACTAGTCGTCGTGCTAGCTTCAGGTGTTGCTTTGCTGGATATTGGTTTcatcctgctggctgtgccagaATCTCTGCCAGAAGAGATGCGCCCGGTCTCCTGGGGAGCTCCGATCTCTTGGGAACAAGCAGACCCATTTGCT TCTTTGAGGAAAGTGGGTCAGGATTCTACAGTGCTGCTCATCTGTATCACCGTCTTTCTCTCCTACCTTCCTGAAGCTGGCCAGTACTCCAGTTTTTTCCTGTACCTGCGACAG GTCATTGGTTTTTCCTCAGAGACTGTGGCAGCGTTTATTGGTGTAGTTGGAATTCTCTCTATACTGGCTCAG ACAGTAGTCTTGGGAATTCTCATGCGTtcaataggaaataaaaacaccatCCTGCTGGGACTTGGCTTCCAGATCCTGCAGCTTGCCTGGTATGGCTTCGGATCACAGCCTTG GATGATGTGGGCAGCAGGGGCTGTGGCTGCCATGTCCAGCATCACCTTCCCGGCCATCAGTGCCATGGTGTCCAGGAACGCGGACCCTGACCAGCAGG GTGTAGTTCAGGGGATGATCACTGGAATTCGGGGCCTGTGTAATGGCCTGGGGCCAGCTCTCTATGGCTTTGTCTTCTATCTCTTCCACGTGGAATTGAACGAAATGGCTGAGGTGGAAACTTTGGGTAAGGCCTCCAAACCCAACATGGCCAACCCAACGGATGAG agCAGCATTATCCCGGGGCCTCCTTTCCTCTTTGGGGCTTGTTCTGTCTTGCTGTCGCTCCTGGTGGCCTTGTTCATTCCAGAACACAACCTTACTCTGAGATCAGGCAGCCACAAAAAACACAG
- the SHC2 gene encoding SHC-transforming protein 2 (The sequence of the model RefSeq protein was modified relative to this genomic sequence to represent the inferred CDS: added 2 bases not found in genome assembly), translated as MPAPAPAHPGAAPGLAQPCPAAGEEPEAGTTFCMLLPRMPQWKFPGPGGFLSRSPSGSSKELSSPAKAGGAVEPGGAPSSLAAVLGACEPGCSAPCSLQVMSRLRGGAGAARKAARVEGARPTGDEWNRKGSFINKPAQGWLHPDERVLGPGVSYIVRYMGCIEVLRSMRSLDFNTRTQVTREAINRLYEAVPGVKGIWKKKAPSKALFSILGKSNLRFAGMSIAVNISIDGLNLMIPTTRQIIANHHMQSISFASGGDMDTTDYVAYVAKDPINQRACHILECCDGLAQSVINTVGQAFELRFKQYLHSPPKAVVPPDRALGMEESAWGEDDEAAEHDYYNSIPGKEPPPGGLIDSRLQHSAFPGRIRVQPSHQGGLALRRELSSQPGQPWDPENQGQSCDGYLQADGHPLVPRDYEEHMYVNTQSLEPDAAHAVPEESPKKDLFDMRPFEDALKLHKCIAGSNVSPPIEDQWPSPPTRKAPIAPTEEQLRREPWYHGKMSRRDAEKLLQMDGDFLVRDSITNPGQYVLTGMHSGQPKHLLLVDPEGVVRTKDVLFESISHLISHHRQNEQPIVAAESELHLRQVVQRKQ; from the exons GCCGGCCCCGGCCCCCGCGCACCCCGGTGCGGCCCCGGGGTTGGCGCAGCCGTGCCCCGCGGCGGGCGAGGAGCCGGAGGCGGGCACCactttctgcatgctgctgcctcGGATGCCCCAGTGGAAGTTCCCCGGCCCCGGCGGTTTTCTCAGCCGCAGCCCTTCGGGTTCCAGCAAGGAGCTCTCCTCTCCGGCCAAAGCGGGAGGAGCCGTGGAGCCCGGGGgggccccgtccagcctggccgCCGTGCTGGGAGCCTGCGAGCCGGGCTGCTCGGCTCCGTGCTCGCTGCAGGTGATGAGCCGGCtgcgcggcggggccggggccgccaGGAAAGCGGCGAGGGTGGAGGGAGCCCGGCCGACCGGGGACGAGTGGAACCGCAAGGGCAGCTTCATCAACAAGCCggcccagggctggctgcatcCCGACGAGCGGGTGCTGGGTCCTGGCGTCTCCTACATCGTCAGG TACATGGGGTGCATCGAGGTGCTGCGCTCCATGAGGTCCCTCGACTTCAACACCCGGACACAGGTCACCAG AGAAGCCATCAACAGACTGTACGAGGCAGTGCCGGGTGTGAAGGGCATCTGGAAGAAGAAG GCTCCCAGCAAAGCCCTCTTCTCCATCCTGGGCAAGAGCAACCTCCGCTTCGCAGGCATGAGCATCGCCGTCAACATCTCCATCGATGGCCTGAACCTCATGATCCCTACCACGCGCCAG ATCATCGCCAACCACCACATGCAGTCCATCTCCTTTGCCTCCGGTGGGGACATG GACACCACGGACTACGTCGCCTACGTCGCCAAGGACCCCATCAACCAGAGAG CCTGCCACATcctggagtgctgcgatgggCTGGCGCAGAGCGTCATCAACACGGTGGGACAGGCCTTTGAGCTGCGCTTCAAGCAGTACCTGCACAGCCCACCCAAGGCGGTGGTGCCCCCGGACAG GGCGCTGGGGATGGAGGAGTCAGCATGGGGGGAGGATGACGAGGCGGCCGAGCATGACTACTACAACAGCATCCCGGGCAAGGAGCCGCCCCCGGGGGGGCTGATCGACTCCCGCCTCCAACACAGTGCATTCCCAGGCCGCATCCGCGTTCAGCCCTCTCACCAG GGTGGGTTAGCACTCAGACGAGAGCTGTCGAGCCAGCCAGGGCAGCCCTGGGACCCTGAGAACCAGG GTCAGTCCTGCGATGGGTATCTGCAGGCAGACGGGCACCCCTTGGTGCCACGGGACTACGAGGAGCACATGTACGTGAACACGCAGAGCCTGGAACCGGACGCCGCTCACGCAGTGCCAGAGGAGAGCCCCAAAAAGGACCTTTTTGATATGA GGCCTTTCGAAGATGCCCTGAAGCTCCACAAGTGCATTGCGGGGAGCAACGTCAGTCCCCCCATCGAGGACCAGTGGCCGAGTCCCCCCACGCGGAAGGCTCCCATAGCCCCCACAGAGGAGCAACTGAGGAGGGAGCCGTGGTACCACGGGAAGATGAGCCGACGGGATGCCGAGAAGCTCCTGCAGATGGATGGGGACTTCCTGGTGAGGGACAGTATCACCAACCCAGGGCAGTACGTTCTGACGGGCATGCATAGCGGGCAGCCCAAGCACCTGCTGCTGGTGGATCCCGAGGGCGTG GTGAGGACCAAGGATGTGCTCTTTGAGAGCATCAGCCACCTCATCAGCCACCACCGGCAGAACGAGCAGCCCATCGTGGCCGCGGAGAGTGAGCTGCACCTCCGCCAGGTTGTCCAGAGGAAGCAGTGA